From the genome of Candidatus Liberimonas magnetica, one region includes:
- the rpmG gene encoding 50S ribosomal protein L33, whose product MAKKDRTIVILACGVCKNRNYHYAIGKKKEKKLEVKKYCSNCDKHTLHKETK is encoded by the coding sequence ATGGCAAAAAAAGATAGAACGATAGTAATTTTGGCATGTGGTGTCTGTAAAAACAGAAATTATCATTATGCAATTGGGAAGAAAAAAGAAAAGAAGCTTGAAGTAAAGAAATATTGCTCTAATTGCGATAAACATACTTTACATAAAGAAACAAAATAA
- the tuf gene encoding elongation factor Tu, translated as MAKAKFDRTKPHVNIGTIGHVDHGKTTLTAAITKVLESKGLASYISYDQVAKASESQGRRDDTKILTIAVSHVEYSSEKRHYAHIDCPGHADYVKNMITGAAQMDGAILVVSAVDGPMPQTREHILLARQVNVPHIVVFLNKVDAVDDKDLLDLVEMEVRELLTKYQFAGDKIPVIRGSAIKALQGDKSEIGEGAILKLIQACDDTIPLPERVIDKPFLMSVEDVFTITGRGTVATGRVERGKVKVGDAVEIIGIQETRKSVATGLEMFRKLLDESQAGDNIGMLLRGIDKEQVERGQVIAAPGTIKPHKKFKSQVYVLTKEEGGRHTPFFKNYRPQFYFRTTDVTGICQLPAGVEMVMPGDNVAMDIELITPIAMETQLRFAIREGGHTVGSGVVTEIVE; from the coding sequence ATGGCAAAAGCAAAATTTGACAGGACGAAACCGCATGTAAACATTGGGACGATCGGACACGTAGACCACGGCAAAACTACGTTGACAGCAGCGATAACAAAGGTATTGGAAAGCAAGGGGCTGGCAAGCTATATAAGTTATGATCAGGTAGCAAAGGCGAGCGAATCGCAGGGCCGGCGGGACGACACGAAGATCTTGACGATAGCGGTAAGCCATGTTGAATATTCATCGGAAAAGAGGCATTATGCACATATAGATTGCCCCGGCCATGCGGACTACGTAAAGAACATGATAACCGGAGCTGCGCAGATGGACGGAGCGATACTTGTGGTAAGTGCGGTAGACGGGCCTATGCCGCAGACGAGGGAACATATACTGTTAGCCAGGCAGGTTAACGTGCCGCACATAGTAGTATTTTTGAACAAGGTAGATGCAGTAGATGACAAGGACCTGTTGGACCTGGTGGAGATGGAAGTAAGGGAACTTTTAACGAAGTACCAGTTTGCTGGCGATAAGATACCCGTAATAAGAGGCAGCGCAATAAAGGCCTTGCAGGGAGATAAGTCGGAAATAGGCGAAGGCGCGATACTGAAGCTAATCCAGGCATGTGATGATACTATACCGTTACCGGAGAGAGTTATAGACAAACCGTTTTTGATGAGCGTAGAAGACGTGTTCACGATAACCGGACGCGGAACAGTGGCTACCGGAAGAGTGGAACGCGGCAAAGTAAAGGTAGGCGACGCAGTAGAGATCATAGGAATACAGGAGACCAGGAAATCAGTGGCTACGGGGCTTGAAATGTTCAGGAAACTGCTGGATGAATCACAGGCAGGAGACAATATAGGGATGTTACTGCGCGGGATAGATAAGGAACAGGTGGAACGCGGGCAGGTAATAGCAGCGCCCGGTACAATAAAGCCGCACAAGAAGTTCAAAAGCCAGGTGTATGTGCTTACGAAAGAGGAAGGCGGAAGGCATACGCCGTTTTTCAAGAATTACAGGCCGCAGTTTTATTTCAGGACAACGGACGTTACAGGTATATGCCAGTTACCGGCCGGAGTAGAGATGGTAATGCCCGGAGACAACGTGGCGATGGATATAGAGCTCATAACGCCTATAGCTATGGAAACACAGCTCAGGTTTGCAATACGTGAGGGCGGACACACTGTAGGCTCAGGTGTAGTAACGGAAATAGTTGAATAA
- the fusA gene encoding elongation factor G, translated as MPTAQMEKETEIRKYTLDKIRNIGIIAHIDAGKTTTTERILYYTGRIYKMGEVHEGTTTMDWMEQERERGITITAAATYAEWKDCQINIIDTPGHVDFTAEVERSLRVLDGAIVVFDSVSGVEPQSETVWRQADRYGVPRLAFANKMDRTGANYPQLIKQIKKRLGSQPLPIHIPIGAEDTFKGIIDLVEMKTYIWEGSGMDIKYSVSDTIPEDYQKSALHHHDKLLEHLSDINESIMKNYVEGNPVDVATIKESIRKGTLENKFVPVLCGSAFKNIAIQPLLDAVCDYLPSPLEVKEIVGIDPETEKEITRKASDDDPFCALAFKIQTDPFVGKVTYFRVYSGTLECGSYVHNSRKGKKERISRILHMHADKREEIKKVFAGDIAAAVGLKLTTTGETLCDEDHPIALETMHFPEPVIFVAIEPKSKADEEKLGVALGRLVEEDPTFRVKTDEETSQTIISGMGELHLEIIVDRLKREFSVDANVGRPQVAYRETIKKSAEVQGKYIRQTGGRGQYGDVWLKVEPNEHGKGFEFINKIVGGSIPREYIPAVEKGVKEAMSSGVLAGYPVVDVKVTLFDGSYHEVDSSEMAFKIAGSMAFKEGTKRADPMILEPIMKIEIIVPEEYMGDAIGDLNSRRGKIKGMELKNKVQHIKGLVPLSEMFGYSTSIRSLTQGRGNYNMEPSHYEEVPKQIADKILDRKT; from the coding sequence ATGCCAACAGCACAAATGGAAAAAGAAACAGAGATAAGAAAATATACATTAGATAAAATCAGAAATATAGGCATAATAGCCCATATAGATGCCGGGAAAACTACGACTACGGAGCGGATACTTTATTATACCGGGCGTATCTACAAAATGGGTGAGGTCCATGAAGGCACCACTACCATGGACTGGATGGAACAGGAACGGGAAAGAGGCATCACAATTACCGCTGCAGCAACTTATGCCGAATGGAAAGACTGCCAGATAAATATAATTGATACTCCCGGTCATGTGGATTTTACCGCAGAAGTTGAACGTAGTTTAAGGGTCCTTGACGGAGCTATCGTAGTATTTGATTCGGTCAGCGGAGTTGAGCCTCAGTCAGAAACAGTGTGGCGGCAGGCTGACAGGTACGGAGTTCCGCGGCTTGCTTTTGCGAATAAGATGGACCGCACAGGGGCAAACTATCCCCAGTTAATAAAACAGATAAAGAAACGGCTTGGTTCACAGCCGTTACCCATACATATACCTATCGGGGCAGAGGATACATTTAAAGGTATTATAGATCTGGTTGAAATGAAAACATATATCTGGGAAGGTTCAGGCATGGATATAAAATACAGCGTTTCAGATACTATACCTGAAGATTATCAGAAGTCTGCTCTCCATCACCACGATAAATTACTGGAACACCTGTCAGATATAAATGAAAGTATAATGAAAAATTATGTCGAAGGAAACCCCGTAGATGTAGCCACAATAAAAGAATCCATCAGGAAAGGTACTCTTGAAAATAAATTCGTCCCGGTGCTTTGCGGTTCTGCATTTAAGAATATAGCTATACAACCGCTGTTAGATGCTGTCTGCGATTATCTGCCGTCCCCTCTTGAAGTAAAAGAGATCGTTGGCATTGACCCTGAAACTGAAAAAGAAATAACAAGAAAAGCAAGCGATGACGACCCTTTCTGTGCTCTGGCATTTAAGATACAGACCGACCCGTTTGTGGGTAAAGTCACGTATTTCAGAGTCTATTCAGGGACCCTCGAATGCGGTTCTTATGTACATAATTCACGAAAGGGCAAGAAAGAAAGAATATCCAGGATCCTTCATATGCATGCAGACAAACGCGAAGAGATAAAAAAGGTCTTTGCAGGCGACATAGCTGCGGCTGTTGGGCTCAAGTTGACAACGACAGGAGAGACTCTTTGTGATGAGGATCATCCGATAGCGCTTGAAACAATGCATTTCCCTGAACCGGTCATATTCGTGGCTATAGAGCCAAAATCAAAAGCCGACGAAGAAAAACTGGGGGTTGCTTTAGGCAGGCTTGTAGAAGAAGACCCGACATTCCGTGTAAAAACCGATGAAGAGACCAGCCAGACTATTATTTCCGGTATGGGTGAGCTTCATTTAGAAATTATAGTTGACCGCCTTAAAAGAGAGTTCAGCGTTGACGCAAATGTAGGAAGGCCCCAGGTCGCATACAGAGAGACAATAAAGAAATCAGCCGAGGTGCAGGGCAAGTATATCAGGCAGACAGGCGGACGCGGCCAGTACGGAGATGTGTGGCTGAAAGTTGAGCCTAACGAACACGGAAAAGGTTTTGAATTTATCAATAAGATAGTCGGCGGCTCTATACCGAGAGAATACATACCTGCGGTTGAGAAAGGCGTAAAAGAAGCTATGAGCTCAGGTGTATTGGCAGGTTATCCTGTAGTAGATGTTAAGGTAACTCTTTTTGACGGTTCGTATCATGAAGTTGATTCATCTGAAATGGCATTTAAGATAGCAGGATCAATGGCTTTTAAGGAAGGCACAAAAAGAGCTGACCCGATGATTCTGGAGCCTATCATGAAAATAGAAATAATAGTTCCTGAAGAATACATGGGGGATGCTATCGGAGATTTGAATTCACGCCGCGGCAAAATCAAGGGGATGGAATTAAAAAACAAAGTTCAGCATATAAAAGGGCTTGTTCCTCTTTCAGAGATGTTCGGGTATTCTACTTCTATCCGTTCATTGACTCAAGGCAGAGGAAATTACAACATGGAACCTTCGCACTACGAAGAGGTTCCAAAACAGATAGCTGATAAAATATTAGACAGGAAAACATAA